In one Heteronotia binoei isolate CCM8104 ecotype False Entrance Well chromosome 1, APGP_CSIRO_Hbin_v1, whole genome shotgun sequence genomic region, the following are encoded:
- the CCN2 gene encoding CCN family member 2 gives MLAARMRPGSFALALLVALFGREVAGQDCSGQCQCPSAPAQCPPGVSLVQDGCDCCRVCAKQLGELCTERDPCDHHKGLFCDFGSPVNRKIGVCTARDGAPCVFGGMVYRSGESFQSSCKYQCTCLDGAVGCVPLCSMDVRLPSPDCPFPRRVKLPGKCCEEWVCDEPKDKEQTAVGPALAAYRLEDTYGPDPSLMRANCLVQTTEWSACSKTCGMGISTRVTNDNAFCRLEKQSRLCMVRPCEADLEESIKKGKKCIRTPKISKPIKFELSGCTSVKTYRAKFCGVCTDGRCCTPHRTATLAVEFKCPDGEVMKKRMMFIKTCACHYNCPGDNDIFESVYYRKMYGDMA, from the exons ATGCTGGCAGCAAGGATGAGACCCGGCAGCTTCGCCTTGGCGCTCCTCGTCGCCCTCTTCGGCCGG GAGGTGGCCGGCCAAGACTGCAGCGGGCAATGCCAGTGCCCCTCGGCGCCTGCCCAGTGCCCGCCCGGGGTGAGCCTGGTGCAAGACGGCTGTGACTGCTGCCGGGTGTGCGCCAAGCAGCTGGGCGAGCTGTGCACCGAGCGGGACCCCTGCGATCACCACAAGGGGCTCTTCTGCGACTTCGGATCCCCCGTCAACCGCAAGATCGGAGTGTGCACCG CAAGAGATGGTGCCCCATGTGTGTTTGGAGGCATGGTGTACAGGAGTGGGGAGTCCTTCCAAAGTAGCTGCAAGTACCAGTGCACTTGTCTTGATGGGGCCGTGGGCTGCGTACCTCTCTGCTCCATGGATGTCCGCCTGCCTAGTCCTGACTGCCCGTTCCCCCGAAGAGTAAAGCTTCCTGGCAAATGCTGTGAAGAATGGGTGTGTGATGAGCCCAAGGACAAGGAGCAGACTGCAGTTGGACCTGCTCTTGCTG CATATCGATTGGAAGACACTTATGGACCTGATCCATCATTGATGCGTGCCAATTGTTTGGTCCAGACCACTGAATGGAGTGCTTGCTCAAAGACTTGTGGAATGGGGATCTCCACCAGAGTCACCAATGACAACGCCTTCTGCAGACTAGAGAAGCAAAGCAGGCTGTGCATGGTGAGACCTTGTGAAGCAGACCTGGAGGAGAGTATAAAG AAGGGCAAAAAGTGTATTCGTACTCCCAAGATCTCCAAGCCCATCAAATTTGAGTTGTCTGGCTGTACCAGCGTGAAAACATACCGAGCCAAGTTCTGTGGTGTCTGCACCGATGGGCGTTGCTGTACCCCCCACAGAACAGCTACTCTTGCTGTGGAATTCAAGTGTCCCGACGGTGAGGTCATGAAGAAGAGGATGATGTTCATCAAGACCTGTGCATGCCACTACAACTGCCCTGGAGACAATGATATCTTTGAGTCTGTGTATTACAGGAAGATGTACGGAGACATGGCATAA